AGGCGGCCGTCGTCAAATACCTGCAAGCCTCTGGCCTGATCCCGATCCAGGCGCGTTCCGGCGGCCGATGGTGGCGCACCTTCCTCGGGCGGCGGACGGTGCGGCGTCTGAGTCCGGCCGAGATCGGTATCGTCACGCGCCAGCTCGCGACCCTGCTGGAGGCTGGTCTGACCCTCGACCGTTCGCTCCAGATCCTGGTCGATCTGACGAGCGAAGAACACCTCGTGGCGGTTCTCAACGACGTCCAGTCACGGGTGCGGGGGGGTGCTACTTTCTCCAGCGCCCTCGAGGCCCAGGACGGCCAGTTCCCGCGTCTCTACGTCAACATGGTCCGCGCCGGCGAGGCGAGCGGAGCGCTCGATGCCGTCCTCGGACGCCTGGCCGACTACCTGGAACGCAGCGCCGAGTTGCGCAGCACCATCACCTCGGCCCTTTACTATCCTATGATCCTGTTGTTCGTGGCCGGTTTTTCGGTTATCGCCTTGCTGGTCTGGGTGGTGCCGCAGTTCACCGTGCTGTTCGAGGACATGGGTGCGGCCTTGCCTCTGCCGACGCAGGTCGTCGTCAATGTCGGCGATGCCTTTCGCAGCTACTGGTGGGCCATGTTGAGCGGTGTCGCCTTGGCTGCGCTGGCGATCGAGCGCCTGGTCCAGAGACCCGACGTGCGTGCGCGTCTCGACCACTGGTTGCTCGACATGCCGCTGTTCGGCGACCTCGTCTGGAAGCTCGAGACGGCACGCTTCAGCCGCACCCTATCGACGCTTCTCGCCAACGGCTTGCCGCTGCTCACGGCACTCAACCTCGCCAAGGAGGTCGTCGCCAACCACAAGCTGTCCGGGTTGTTGAGCGAGGCCAGCGAGGATCTCAAGCGCGGCCGCGGTCTCGCCGAGCCGCTCGGCCGGCGAGGCGCGCTACCGCAGCTCGCGCTGCAGATGATCCGCGTCGGCGAGGAATCGGGCAGCCTGGATGGGATGCTCGGCAAGGTCGCTCAGGTCTACGACCAGGAAACTCGGGCCAGTGTCCAGCGCCTGCTGACCCTGCTCGAACCGCTTCTGATCATCGGCCTCGGTGTCATCGTCGCCGGCATCATCGTGTCGATCCTGATGGCGATCCTCGGGGCCAATGAGTTGGTCTTCTGAAGACGACCCTCTAAGGATTCGCTTTCCCGCGATTTTTCAGGATGCAGAGCGCGTTAAAATGTGCCGTCTACGCTACGCTGTTCCTGCCCCGCACGGCCACCTGGATTTTTGAACCTAGAAGCGGCAGTTGGACGACCTCCGAGGTGCGTCGCGCGGGGTGTCCGGCAAGGCACGAAGAGGCGCAATAGCCGAGCGATTGCAACGCGTTGTCACACCGCCGGGCGCCGCGCGGGGGGTACCTCGGGGGTCGTGGTGCCCTCACCC
This portion of the Thioflavicoccus mobilis 8321 genome encodes:
- a CDS encoding type II secretion system F family protein, with amino-acid sequence MPRFQYRAVKPDGEVVEGDLEAVDEAAVVKYLQASGLIPIQARSGGRWWRTFLGRRTVRRLSPAEIGIVTRQLATLLEAGLTLDRSLQILVDLTSEEHLVAVLNDVQSRVRGGATFSSALEAQDGQFPRLYVNMVRAGEASGALDAVLGRLADYLERSAELRSTITSALYYPMILLFVAGFSVIALLVWVVPQFTVLFEDMGAALPLPTQVVVNVGDAFRSYWWAMLSGVALAALAIERLVQRPDVRARLDHWLLDMPLFGDLVWKLETARFSRTLSTLLANGLPLLTALNLAKEVVANHKLSGLLSEASEDLKRGRGLAEPLGRRGALPQLALQMIRVGEESGSLDGMLGKVAQVYDQETRASVQRLLTLLEPLLIIGLGVIVAGIIVSILMAILGANELVF